Proteins from a single region of Lujinxingia litoralis:
- a CDS encoding fused MFS/spermidine synthase, with protein MHRLVFIFFLFSGFSSLVFEVIWARMLQQVFGTTSFAISTLLTAFMAGLAIGSLLGGRLARQVKSPLRIYGILEASIGLYALLVPLLLAYLPTLYAPLFERFMGDFYLFSLLRFVAVFVILVLPTTLMGATLPLVSQWLADRQRIFHGSIGLLYGANTLGACLGTFLAGFVLLPAFGLHTTNLIFVGVNLALGAAVLLSYRRLERSIAHEENPELQAELSEDDMALIQGGTALARPIPTWALRLTLTLFGLTGLVAMSYQVLWTRAYVITLGSSTYSFTLVLTAILIAIALGSVLVSPLLKRVQRPIYLLALLQALVAASATVGFYVLDRIPAFLYDRARDTISGVGEIYAYQFGLVALVVFLPSLFQGMSFPVVVRAVNARIEETGEEVGAAYAFNTAGSIVGSFAAGFVIMPWLGMQRAIATMILVNLTVAALLCAIELSQRFEPRRALTMLLALLTGASLFYIAPPIDRARLSAGMFRVHLAREVYSPKSFESSTPEILYYEDGLTATTSVEKRGGGVALKANGKPEASDGADMDTQILVGLLPFVARSAFADVALGQEEAAMVGFGSGVTAGASLQWPLKRLEVVEIEATMIEASRFFEHVNHRPLEDPRHVLIESDGRNYLEYSPRTYDVIVSEPSNPWIAGVSSLFTVEYFERVRQKLNPGGVYGQWVQLYELHPDNVRRVFATFLAAFPHVHAFSSKAKSTDLILLGSDRPLAFPPEGFERAWSIDTVRTELQRVGIKDVMDLYGLAFMNQAELEAFAAGSELNTDDNGLLEFNAPHDLIFYSVGELFFARHYFSGEIYGDLRPYLQNWPTDWSPNQIARLARGAWRAGKADLARDILHETGLRNARGRDPLLDELIGVLDADHLPIAPAAEATFAASDDPYQEAAQRAGSPQGAKQVIQELYEQQRAPRQGYDGRRGLLHAYALTVSGDARGAQRQLDHLHNIPDVTHTPLYPLLAGQVYQARRRYREAYRALSLATLATDLPTPHPPTAHDLPAPVNALPEPHTSPAD; from the coding sequence GTGCATCGCCTGGTCTTTATCTTCTTTCTCTTCTCAGGGTTCAGCAGCCTGGTCTTCGAGGTCATCTGGGCCCGCATGCTTCAACAGGTCTTCGGCACCACGAGCTTCGCGATCAGCACCCTGCTCACCGCCTTCATGGCCGGACTCGCCATCGGCAGCCTCCTCGGCGGACGCCTGGCTCGCCAGGTCAAAAGCCCGCTGCGCATCTACGGCATCCTCGAAGCCTCCATCGGTCTCTACGCCCTGCTGGTTCCCCTGCTCCTGGCCTACCTCCCCACGCTCTACGCGCCTCTCTTCGAGCGCTTTATGGGCGACTTCTACCTCTTCAGCCTGCTGCGTTTCGTCGCCGTATTCGTGATCCTGGTCCTGCCTACCACCCTGATGGGCGCAACCCTCCCTCTGGTGAGCCAGTGGCTGGCCGACCGTCAACGCATCTTTCACGGAAGCATCGGCCTCCTCTACGGCGCCAACACCCTGGGAGCCTGCCTGGGCACCTTCCTCGCCGGCTTTGTCCTCCTGCCGGCGTTCGGACTGCACACGACCAACCTGATCTTCGTGGGCGTGAACCTCGCGCTCGGAGCCGCCGTGCTACTGAGCTACCGCAGACTCGAGCGCAGCATAGCCCACGAAGAAAACCCCGAACTTCAGGCCGAGCTCAGCGAAGACGACATGGCACTGATCCAGGGCGGAACCGCCCTGGCCCGCCCGATCCCCACATGGGCGCTGCGCCTTACCCTGACGCTCTTCGGACTCACAGGCCTGGTCGCCATGAGCTATCAGGTGCTCTGGACCCGGGCCTACGTCATCACCCTGGGGAGCTCGACCTACTCCTTTACCCTCGTCCTCACCGCCATCCTCATCGCCATCGCCCTGGGCAGCGTCCTTGTCTCCCCTCTTCTAAAACGCGTCCAACGCCCCATCTACCTGCTGGCCCTGCTCCAGGCTCTGGTCGCCGCCAGCGCCACCGTCGGCTTCTACGTCCTCGACCGAATCCCGGCATTTCTCTACGACCGCGCACGCGACACCATCTCCGGCGTCGGTGAGATCTACGCCTATCAATTCGGACTGGTCGCCCTCGTCGTCTTCTTGCCCTCTCTTTTTCAGGGCATGAGCTTTCCGGTGGTCGTGCGCGCGGTCAACGCTCGCATCGAAGAGACCGGTGAAGAAGTCGGCGCGGCCTACGCCTTCAACACCGCCGGCTCGATTGTGGGCAGCTTCGCCGCGGGCTTTGTCATCATGCCCTGGCTGGGAATGCAGCGCGCCATCGCCACAATGATTCTCGTCAACCTCACGGTCGCCGCCCTGCTCTGCGCGATCGAGTTGAGCCAACGCTTTGAACCCCGACGCGCCCTCACCATGCTCCTGGCCCTCCTCACCGGCGCCTCCCTCTTCTATATCGCTCCTCCCATCGACCGCGCTCGCCTCAGCGCCGGCATGTTCCGAGTCCACCTGGCCCGTGAGGTCTATTCCCCGAAGAGCTTTGAGAGCAGCACCCCCGAGATTCTCTATTATGAGGATGGCCTTACCGCCACGACCTCCGTGGAGAAACGCGGAGGCGGCGTGGCCCTCAAAGCCAACGGCAAACCTGAGGCCAGCGACGGTGCCGATATGGACACCCAGATCCTCGTCGGACTCCTGCCCTTTGTCGCCCGCAGCGCCTTCGCGGATGTCGCACTCGGACAGGAAGAAGCCGCCATGGTCGGGTTCGGCAGCGGCGTGACCGCCGGCGCCAGCCTCCAGTGGCCCCTCAAACGCCTGGAGGTCGTCGAAATCGAGGCCACCATGATCGAGGCCTCCCGCTTCTTTGAACACGTCAACCACCGCCCCCTCGAAGACCCCCGGCACGTCCTCATCGAAAGCGATGGACGCAACTACCTGGAGTACTCCCCCCGCACCTACGACGTGATCGTCTCCGAACCCTCCAACCCCTGGATCGCCGGAGTCTCCTCGCTCTTCACCGTCGAGTACTTCGAGCGCGTCCGCCAGAAACTCAACCCCGGCGGCGTCTACGGTCAGTGGGTCCAGCTCTACGAACTCCATCCCGACAACGTGCGCCGCGTCTTTGCCACCTTCCTGGCCGCCTTTCCCCACGTCCACGCCTTCTCCTCCAAGGCCAAGAGCACCGACCTGATCCTCCTGGGCAGCGACCGCCCCCTGGCCTTTCCCCCCGAAGGCTTTGAACGCGCCTGGTCCATCGACACCGTACGCACCGAACTCCAGCGCGTGGGCATCAAAGACGTGATGGACCTCTACGGGCTGGCCTTCATGAACCAGGCCGAACTCGAGGCCTTCGCCGCTGGCAGCGAACTCAACACCGACGACAACGGCCTGCTCGAGTTCAACGCCCCCCATGACTTGATCTTCTACAGCGTCGGAGAACTCTTTTTCGCTCGCCACTACTTCAGCGGAGAGATCTACGGGGATCTCCGCCCCTACCTTCAGAACTGGCCCACCGACTGGTCCCCGAACCAGATCGCGCGCCTGGCGCGCGGCGCCTGGCGCGCCGGCAAAGCCGACCTCGCACGCGATATCCTCCACGAAACCGGCCTGCGCAACGCCCGGGGCCGCGACCCACTGCTCGATGAACTCATCGGCGTCCTCGACGCCGATCACTTACCCATCGCCCCGGCCGCCGAAGCGACCTTCGCTGCCAGCGACGACCCCTACCAGGAAGCCGCTCAACGCGCCGGCTCACCGCAGGGCGCAAAGCAAGTGATCCAGGAACTCTACGAGCAGCAGCGCGCCCCCCGCCAGGGCTACGACGGACGCCGCGGGCTCCTGCACGCCTACGCACTCACCGTCAGCGGCGATGCCCGCGGCGCCCAACGCCAGCTCGACCACCTTCACAACATCCCAGACGTCACCCACACCCCCCTCTACCCGCTACTCGCCGGCCAGGTCTATCAGGCGCGCCGGCGCTACCGAGAGGCCTATCGGGCACTCTCCCTCGCAACCCTTGCGACCGACCTGCCCACCCCCCATCCTCCCACTGCCCACGACCTCCCCGCGCCCGTCAACGCTCTGCCCGAACCCCACACCTCGCCCGCCGACTAA
- a CDS encoding RrF2 family transcriptional regulator has product MRLSNRAIYGLRAIFDLAYHSAGEPTQVREIAERAQVPVRFLEQIFLDLKRAGLVESKRGPRGGYRLVVEPGALTLAKVFAALEDLPELPDALGDASEESAARVPDVVCQEIFGKMIDLLSEVTIADLIERGEELGFSRQCYQGFTYVI; this is encoded by the coding sequence ATGCGCCTTTCAAATCGAGCGATCTACGGATTGAGAGCCATCTTTGATCTGGCCTATCACAGCGCCGGTGAACCCACCCAGGTGCGTGAGATTGCCGAGCGTGCGCAGGTGCCGGTGCGCTTTCTTGAGCAGATTTTTTTGGATTTAAAGCGAGCCGGGCTGGTGGAGAGCAAGCGCGGGCCCCGCGGGGGCTATCGACTTGTCGTGGAGCCGGGGGCGCTGACCTTAGCGAAGGTTTTTGCGGCGCTGGAAGATCTGCCGGAGTTACCCGATGCGTTGGGAGATGCTTCGGAGGAGAGTGCCGCCCGAGTTCCGGATGTGGTTTGCCAGGAGATCTTTGGCAAAATGATCGATTTACTCAGCGAGGTGACCATCGCTGATCTGATCGAGCGAGGCGAAGAGCTGGGATTTTCCCGGCAGTGTTATCAGGGGTTCACCTATGTCATCTGA
- a CDS encoding pyridoxal-phosphate dependent enzyme: MSSEDARSEREAPVVERMDELVGNTPLVRLKQVGEPGGASVYVKMEQFNPSGSLRDRYVAEILERGMASGNVVEGDSVAVAGLDDSAVAAALIGDVLGLNTRVFAPEDSSRRLLDLVSRYGARIEWTSAEGGLSEAIEKAAEWARQAPDRLYVDSYRREAVRDAYAAMASEVLSALEGAPLGAFITSISTGGTFRHVARELREGYPSLRMGGAILGELELPEFKEHRFNELARISMAEAFALRDELAAREGILVGPKGAACVGLALKLQKELGPNEVIVALNPDSGQRYLGWERELIGAAHAE, translated from the coding sequence ATGTCATCTGAAGATGCGCGCTCGGAGCGAGAGGCGCCGGTGGTCGAACGAATGGACGAGCTGGTAGGCAATACGCCGCTGGTGCGTCTAAAGCAGGTGGGAGAGCCCGGCGGGGCCAGTGTCTACGTGAAGATGGAGCAGTTTAACCCCAGCGGGAGCCTGCGCGATCGCTACGTCGCCGAGATCCTGGAGCGGGGGATGGCTTCGGGAAATGTGGTGGAGGGCGACAGCGTGGCGGTGGCCGGGCTGGACGACTCCGCGGTGGCCGCGGCGCTCATCGGCGATGTGCTCGGCTTAAATACCCGGGTGTTTGCTCCGGAGGACTCCAGCCGCCGCCTTCTGGATCTGGTGTCGCGCTACGGAGCGCGGATCGAGTGGACGAGCGCCGAAGGTGGTTTGTCGGAGGCGATTGAGAAGGCGGCCGAATGGGCGCGCCAGGCTCCGGATCGCCTCTATGTCGATAGCTATCGCCGCGAGGCGGTGCGCGATGCGTATGCGGCGATGGCGAGCGAGGTGCTCAGCGCGCTGGAGGGGGCGCCTCTGGGGGCGTTCATCACCTCAATTTCCACCGGCGGCACCTTCCGACATGTGGCCCGAGAGCTGCGTGAGGGGTATCCCTCGCTGCGCATGGGGGGAGCAATTCTGGGAGAGTTGGAACTTCCGGAGTTCAAAGAGCATCGTTTTAACGAGCTCGCCCGCATCTCGATGGCTGAGGCCTTTGCGTTACGCGATGAGTTGGCCGCACGTGAGGGCATTCTGGTTGGTCCCAAAGGGGCCGCCTGTGTGGGCCTGGCCCTGAAACTCCAGAAGGAACTCGGGCCGAACGAGGTCATCGTGGCGCTGAATCCCGATAGCGGGCAGCGTTATCTGGGCTGGGAGCGCGAGCTTATCGGCGCAGCGCATGCCGAGTGA
- a CDS encoding peptidylprolyl isomerase codes for MLFEKRRLIGLALVAALGGGVVACDSSKQEEAATENAAAEDEATGEEGAAKDEAQAQAEPEEIPLEKLPFHATGPVAKIDGKEVGADTFNDMVRQRASRLPERVPAQMLDMLKAQTVDLAIDHYLVESTLEEANVVATKEDVDKLFNEFRERFPNEAMFNGYLQQMGLNQEMVRENMARDARLEKYLESKYGLEVPAEDVETYYNEHTERFTRPDEVRARHILIKVERGADDEAVATARAKAQEILELAKAEGADFEALAREHSEGPTAPRGGDLGFFGKGRMVPEFSEVAFGMEPNQVSDLVRTQFGFHIIQLVEKRDAAVATLDEVKDDIEVELRHELRVRLFQRFLTELREGATVEKLADNIRVNQEMAASADEMPPGMPQLNLPGQVAPQQGQKAPAAGAGRQLKLDPSLQPGAK; via the coding sequence GTCGCCTGTGATTCCTCCAAACAAGAGGAAGCAGCCACCGAAAACGCCGCGGCCGAAGACGAGGCCACCGGCGAGGAGGGCGCGGCCAAGGACGAGGCACAGGCTCAGGCCGAACCCGAAGAGATTCCCCTTGAGAAACTCCCCTTCCACGCGACCGGCCCCGTGGCCAAGATCGATGGCAAGGAAGTAGGGGCGGATACCTTCAATGACATGGTGCGCCAGCGTGCCTCGCGTCTCCCGGAGCGGGTGCCCGCGCAGATGCTCGATATGCTCAAGGCCCAGACTGTCGATCTGGCCATCGATCACTATCTGGTCGAGAGCACCCTGGAAGAGGCCAACGTCGTGGCCACTAAGGAAGACGTCGATAAGCTCTTCAACGAGTTCCGCGAGCGCTTCCCCAATGAGGCGATGTTCAATGGCTATCTCCAGCAGATGGGTCTGAACCAGGAGATGGTGCGCGAGAACATGGCGCGGGACGCTCGTCTGGAGAAGTACCTGGAGAGCAAGTACGGCCTGGAGGTTCCGGCTGAAGATGTCGAGACCTACTACAACGAGCATACCGAGCGCTTTACCCGTCCGGACGAAGTGCGTGCGCGACATATCCTGATCAAGGTGGAGCGCGGGGCCGATGACGAGGCTGTGGCCACCGCCCGCGCCAAAGCCCAGGAGATCCTGGAGTTGGCCAAGGCCGAGGGTGCGGACTTTGAAGCGCTGGCACGTGAGCACTCCGAAGGGCCGACCGCGCCGCGTGGCGGCGACCTGGGCTTCTTTGGCAAAGGTCGCATGGTTCCGGAGTTCTCCGAGGTGGCCTTTGGTATGGAGCCCAATCAGGTCTCGGATCTGGTTCGTACGCAGTTCGGCTTCCACATCATTCAGCTCGTCGAGAAGCGTGACGCCGCGGTCGCGACGCTGGATGAGGTCAAAGACGACATCGAAGTTGAGCTGCGCCACGAGCTGCGCGTGCGTCTCTTCCAGCGCTTTTTGACCGAGCTGCGGGAAGGGGCCACCGTTGAGAAGCTGGCGGATAACATTAGGGTGAACCAGGAGATGGCGGCTTCGGCCGATGAGATGCCTCCGGGGATGCCTCAGCTGAACCTCCCCGGGCAGGTCGCCCCGCAGCAGGGCCAGAAGGCCCCGGCGGCCGGCGCCGGGCGTCAACTTAAGCTCGACCCCTCGTTGCAGCCCGGTGCGAAGTAA